In one Choloepus didactylus isolate mChoDid1 chromosome 1, mChoDid1.pri, whole genome shotgun sequence genomic region, the following are encoded:
- the FBXW12 gene encoding F-box/WD repeat-containing protein 12, whose amino-acid sequence MEIRLPDLPLLRIFSFLDPFSLLRASQVNKQWNNVADNHDLWRKLCVSRWNLCNLSYECLCTQTWKQFVLNQIKQEYRMALVQPEDFNYREVSGNLGILGPMAYLSGTSPTMDGHGRSILCTVSSKQVLYAWDVQAGTIIWSSPVQRSRIMNVATLPQMHLAFTVDLAGTIKVWNCQDGDALAAFTLSKACFSLEAFLRKDGAFVLVGNSEGDIYTLSVPGLGYISKVNAFRYSVDHLVISPEKKWIFASGNHQHILPKVFFTECLLRPREGEPPLSLSLPFANCCRACWAPRKKNRLTVMFRRGSHKKTGFTTFDITTERTGGKTVIKEYQIASFMLPGHMEPPVWMGACDGQMIVFESGSHLFLFTINGLLLQRFEDHQRTISDLWADSVHVLTTSVDDSVHLYMWEEEGCYPHLRSRCHLDFMASDQAPSWRAGT is encoded by the exons ATGGAGATACGATTGCCTGACCTGCCGTTGCTGCGAATCTTCTCCTTCCTGGACCCTTTCAGCTTGCTGAGAGCCTCCCAAGTGAACAAG CAGTGGAATAATGTTGCAGACAACCATGACCTGTGGAG AAAGCTGTGTGTGAGCAGATGGAACCTCTGCAACCTCTCCTATGAGTGCCTGTGTACCCAGACATGGAAACAGTTCGTCCTCAACCAAATAAAGCAGGAGTATCGGATGGCGCTGGTGCAGCCAGAGGACTTTAACTACAGAGAAGTATCTGGGAACCTCG GAATCTTAGGACCTATGGCTTATCTCTCAGGAACCAGCCCCACAATGGATGGACACGGGAGGTCGATTCTTTGTACTGTGTCTTCAAAACAAGTGCTTTATGCCTGGGATGTGCAAGCG GGCACTATAATCTGGTCAAGCCCAGTTCAGAGGTCCAGGATCATGAACGTGGCCACCCTCCCTCAGATGCATCTCGCATTCACTGTGGATTTGGCAGGAACTATCAAAGTGTGGAACTGTCAGGATGGAGATGCTCTGGCTGCTTTCACCTTGTCTAAGGCCTGTTTTTCCTTGGAAGCCTTTCTCAGGAAGGATGGCGCCTTTGTCTTG GTGGGCAATTCTGAAGGTGACATCTACACACTTTCAGTGCCTGGGTTAGGATATATTTCTAAAGTTAATGCATTTAGATATAGTGTCGATCATCTAGTCATCTCTCCTGAAAAGAAGTGGATCTTTGCTTCTGGAAATCATCAACATATCTTGCCAAAG GTATTTTTCACAGAATGCTTGCTGAGACCAAGAGAAGGTGAACCGCCTCTGTCCCTCTCGCTCCCATTCGCAAATTGCTGCAGGGCCTGCTGGGCCCCAAGGAAGAAAAACAGGCTAACAGTGATGTTCCGAAGAGGTTCTCACAAAAAGACAGGATTTACCACCTTTGATATAACAACTGAAAGGACTGGGGGCAAAACAGTCATCAAAG AATATCAGATCGCAAGTTTCATGCTACCTGGTCATATGGAGCCTCCTGTCTGGATGGGAGCCTGTGACGGACAAATGATTGTCTTTGAGAGTGGGTCACACCTGTTCCTCTTCACCATCAATGGGCTCCTGCTGCAACGATTTGAGGATCACCAGAGGACCATCAGCGACTTATGGGCG gatTCTGTTCATGTGCTCACCACGTCCGTGGACGACTCGGTGCATCTGTACATGTGGGAGGAGGAAGGCTGCTATCCACACCTCAGGAGCCGCTGCCACCTGGACTTCATGGCCAGTGACCAGGCCCCGAGCTG